Proteins found in one Miscanthus floridulus cultivar M001 chromosome 4, ASM1932011v1, whole genome shotgun sequence genomic segment:
- the LOC136551018 gene encoding uncharacterized protein, translated as MPSPSASAIATRFAAHWIADALAGDKSLEFSVLKALVGSSSEPFAGASEATRERVALRCLQEVSSVIAAGAEAAATARVLRVDGGARSCEDVLFRLIREVGSSGKLKKDLLPPFSQDIQETICTKKLTLPETSFHLKGV; from the exons ATGCCGTCCCCTTCCGCCTCCGCCATCGCCACCCGCTTCGCGGCCCACTGGATAGCTGACGCCCTCGCCGGCGACAAGTCCCTCGAGTTCTCCGTGCTCAAGG CGTTGGTGGGCTCCTCGTCGGAGCCCTTCGCGGGCGCCTCGGAGGCCACGCGCGAGCGGGTCGCGCTCCGGTGTCTGCAGGAGGTGTCTTCCGTGATAGCCGCTGGGGCTGAGgctgcggcgacggcgagggtGCTTAGGGTTGATGGCGGCGCTCGGTCGTGCGAGGATGTGCTGTTTCGGCTTATCAGAGAG GTTGGAAGTTCTGGAAAATTGAAGAAGGATTTGCTTCCACCTTTCAGTCAAGACATCCAGGAAACTATATGTACCAAGAAACTTACATTACCAGAAACTTCTTTTCATCTAAAAGGAGTTTAA
- the LOC136551020 gene encoding F-box protein At2g23160-like: MDRAKGRAVAVLHDDLMVEILSRVPVKDLCRSTCVSKPWRDLITDPLNRKKLPQTLEGFFHGGADGHHSYGHFTSLSGSGECVPPVDPSFSFLTAKLPGVERMILLDSCNGLLLFGCTREDKFGYIVCNPATEELVTVPSSSASCPPPPPLEEGYYDANDGEERFAHTFLMFDPAVSLHFHLFHIWENRTMVKVETVHSYSSETRAWTDRSSKWKRGEKGGEWGLWGKAIIQFTYGRALVNGLLHFVVSRVRKHEFLIVAVDGKGKTCRIIGWHDKHASAEATFIGQSQGHLHCISMNKQSQRSRMHYFTWLSVWVLQDYDTQEWILKHNVSTSQLFGLLSCPIIDFDIVAMHPDHNSIILVQGSNQKLVLYDMDSKELCALRSLGEDCMFIFIPYVPCFMESPFLATKD, from the coding sequence ATGGACCGTGCAAAGGGGAGGGCGGTGGCGGTCCTCCACGACGACCTTATGGTGGAGATCCTCTCGCGCGTGCCCGTCAAGGACCTCTGCCGATCCACGTGCGTGTCCAAACCCTGGCGCGACCTCATCACCGACCCCCTCAACCGCAAGAAGCTGCCCCAGACCCTAGAAGGCTTCTTCCACGGCGGCGCCGACGGGCATCACAGCTACGGCCATTTCACGAGCCTGTCGGGGAGCGGAGAATGCGTGCCTCCAGTCGACCCTTCCTTCTCCTTCCTCACGGCGAAGCTGCCTGGGGTCGAGCGCATGATCCTCTTGGATTCCTGCAACGGGCTCCTGCTGTTTGGCTGCACCCGGGAGGACAAGTTTGGGTACATCGTGTGCAACCCTGCGACCGAGGAACTGGTGACTGTGCCCTCCAGCTCTGCCTCTtgtccgcctccgcctccactgGAGGAGGGCTATTATGACGCCAATGATGGAGAAGAAAGATTTGCACACACCTTTCTGATGTTTGACCCGGCTGTCTCCTTGCACTTCCACTTGTTCCACATCTGGGAGAATAGGACGATGGTGAAGGTGGAAACGGTGCACTCTTACTCGTCTGAAACCAGGGCATGGACTGACAGGTCAAGCAAGTGGAAGCGAGGTGAAAAGGGCGGTGAATGGGGATTGTGGGGTAAGGCCATAATCCAATTCACTTACGGCAGGGCTTTGGTCAATGGTCTGCTGCATTTTGTTGTCTCCCGTGTTCGGAAACATGAGTTTCTGATAGTTGCAGTGGATGGGAAAGGGAAAACTTGTAGGATCATCGGCTGGCATGATAAGCATGCGTCGGCGGAAGCTACTTTTATTGGTCAATCCCAAGGTCATCTGCACTGCATCAGTATGAATAAGCAATCACAACGCTCCCGTATGCACTACTTCACGTGGTTGTCAGTTTGGGTTCTTCAGGACTATGATACACAAGAATGGATCCTGAAGCACAATGTGAGCACTTCGCAATTATTTGGTTTGCTGAGTTGCCCAATCATCGACTTTGATATTGTGGCCATGCATCCAGATCACAATTCGATAATCCTTGTTCAGGGTTCCAACCAGAAACTGGTATTGTATGACATGGATAGTAAGGAACTGTGTGCCCTGCGCAGTCTAGGAGAGGACTGTATGTTTATTTTTATCCCGTATGTTCCCTGTTTCATGGAGTCACCGTTTCTTGCCACCAAGGACTGA
- the LOC136548111 gene encoding uncharacterized protein, with protein MGQVRPGESAGQETAREGQGPDREAKKAFRKYLESSGALDTLTKVLVALYEENDKPSSAVEFVQQKLGGPSISDYEKLKAEKLDLQLKYDKLLETQKETCRQLEELKNMKYGAPWN; from the exons ATGGGCCAGGTGCGGCCGGGCGAGTCAGCAGGCCAGGAAACCGCCCGGGAGGGCCAGGGGCCA GATAGGGAAGCCAAGAAAGCGTTCAGGAAGTATCTTGAATCCAGCGGCGCGCTCGATACCCTCACGAAAG TTCTTGTTGCGTTGTATGAGGAGAACGATAAGCCTTCATCTGCGGTCGA ATTTGTTCAGCAGAAGCTGGGTGGGCCATCAATTTCTGACTATGAAAAGCTCAAGGCAGAGAAGTTGGATTTGCAATTGAAGTATGATAAGCTTTTAGAAACCCAAAAGGAAACATGCAGACAG CTGGAAGAACTTAAGAATATGAAGTACGGTGCACCTTGGAACTGA
- the LOC136551017 gene encoding AUGMIN subunit 3-like, producing MSAKQLRDALAAAGFDGDDPLDAESLEWAFLQGEDSRRMLAWVCARLRPGNVLSATDLELYEQLEMEGKLLEGEDLDFAFDRISAFSDNGENQEYKFLTDESLEDIRESKLAFRAEVSDLEKQLASLEWKLDILTAQATTINQGKKFRSSANTRANGQLTGLDEIFAKRSLEMNAILGKLTATTQELSYYHSEADIRVYLSYCDFQPYVRSALVCTKELNKWFSKKFEKGPLQLVVQDDKLRGDSVNSHHFVVELSRINSIFAKSKRQYIEAQVEHAKEEAILSVLRTQLASQQSYIHQDSHSLRRKNAELAEELKDLSHHAQKYLSETVTGLCADLAQLSGANILEGDHNLKLLRQECYISHQKKFINHLVNQLAADLFLKITCQLEEQIKISSAYSFLKAVELELQGYFSAVDDRLGRYHLIDQAASEMFEEGSVDNSDSYLHAVRDILSSHSSSQAMSPEYVSSYGLIEQITELQDELQYLQHEAENVLPRERGRCTDELCRIIQTLEQILAVPFSDEQPKLTPWPLAQSLEDLEMVSQQVSASLSEVTVARDEKAEMLKQPSRNAQQERQVFSDFFCQPKRLVNRVEELLSRFRALPE from the exons ATGAGCGCGAAGCAGCTCCGCGACGCCCTGGCCGCCGCGGGGTTCGACGGCGACGACCCCCTCGACGCAGAGAGCCTCGAGTGGGCGTTTCTCCAGGGGGAGGACTCCCGCCGGATGCTCGCGTGGGTCTGCGCCCGGCTCCGCCCCGGCAACGTCCTCTCCGCCACCGACCTCGAGCT GTACGAGCAGCTTGAAATGGAAGGCAAGTTATTGGAG GGGGAAGATTTGGATTTTGCTTTTGATCGTATTTCGGCTTTCTCAGACAATGGGGAGAATCAGGAATACAAATTCTTGACGGACGAAAGTCTTGAAGACATCCG TGAGTCAAAGCTTGCTTTTAGAGCTGAAGTTTCTGATTTGGAAAAGCAGCTTGCTTCTCTGGAGTGGAAGCTTGATATACTTACAGCACAAGCTACCACCATTAACCAGGGAAAGAAGTTCCGCTCATCTGCTAAtactagagctaatggacaactTACTGGCTTAGATGAGATATTTGCTAAGAGAAGTTTAGAG ATGAATGCAATACTTGGAAAACTTACTGCAACCACGCAGGAGTTGTCTTACTATCACTCAGAAGCTG ATATCAGGGTCTACCTATCATACTGTGACTTCCAGCCTTATGTGAGAAGTGCCCTGGTTTGTACCAAGGAACTAAACAAATGGTTCTCTAAGAAGTTTGAGAAG GGACCACTCCAACTTGTTGTTCAAGATGACAAGTTAAGAG GAGATTCAGTAAACTCCCACCATTTTGTTGTCGAACTGAGCCGAATTAACTCCAT ATTTGCTAAAAGTAAGAGACAGTACATAGAAGCACAAGTGGAACATGCTAAAGAAGAGGCTATACTATCAGTTCTGAGAACTCAGTTGGCATCCCAACAGTCATATATTCATCAGGATAGCCATTCTCTAAG GAGGAAAAACGCCGAACTTGCTGAAGAGCTTAAAGATCTTTCCCATCATGCGCAGAAATACTTATCTGAG ACTGTTACAGGCCTGTGTGCAGACCTTGCTCAGCTTTCAGGTGCAAATATTTTGGAAG GAGATCACAATTTAAAGCTTCTGCGCCAGGAATGCTATATAAGTCATCAGAAGAAG TTCATCAATCATCTGGTCAATCAACTTGCTGCTGATCTGTTTCTGAAGATAACCTGCCAGCTTGAAGAACAGATAAAAATATCGAGTGCCTACTCATTTCTTAAAGCTGTAGAATTGGAATTGCAGGGCTACTTCTCAGCTGTTGATGACCGCCTG GGCCGGTATCATTTAATTGATCAAGCAGCATCTGAAATGTTTGAAGAGGGATCAGTTGACAACAGCGATTCTTATCTTCATGCTGTGAGGGATATCCTTAGCAGTCACTCAA GTTCCCAAGCAATGTCACCAGAATATGTTTCATCATATGGTTTGATCGAGCAGATAACAGAGCTGCAAGATGAGCTCCAGTACCTTCAGCATGAGGCTGAAAATGTTCTTCCACGTGAGCGAGGAAGATGCACTGATGAACT ATGCAGGATTATCCAAACACTGGAGCAAATTCTCGCTGTGCCCTTTTCTGATGAGCAACCAAAGCTTACACCATGG CCACTGGCGCAATCACTTGAAGACCTTGAAATGGTCAGCCAGCAAGTCTCTGCTTCCCTTAGTGAAGTGACAGTAGCTCGAGACGAAAAGGCCGAG ATGTTGAAACAGCCTTCACGCAACGCGCAGCAGGAAAGGCAGGTGTTCTCAGATTTCTTCTGCCAGCCAAAACGACTCGTGAATCGAGTGGAAGAGCTGCTTTCCCGCTTTAGAGCTCTACCTGAGTAG